A genomic region of Miscanthus floridulus cultivar M001 chromosome 3, ASM1932011v1, whole genome shotgun sequence contains the following coding sequences:
- the LOC136546157 gene encoding cyclin-D2-1-like isoform X2 produces MPDDAYLLCAEDAAAAFVFDAAGSTLCAAAGDGDDGCCSAVVEEESAASIAELIGGEAQYSPRPDYPDRLRSRSIDPAVRAESVAWILKVQEYYGFVPLTAYLAVNYMDRFLSLHRLPEDGWAMQLLAVTCLSLAAKMEETLVPSLLDLQVEGTSRYDFDPGTVGRMELIVLTALNWRLRSVTPFTFIDFFACKADPGGRHTRCLIARATQVILAAMHDIEFLDHCPSSMAAAAVLCATGETPSLESVSPGAAVSWCIGLGEEGISSCYRLMRQLVTGNVQTRVASTTMAAVNLCCSDEVLSSHSSSTSSPPPAKRRKRSPTTAT; encoded by the exons ATGCCGGACGACGCCTACCTCCTCTGCGCCGAGGACGCCGCAGCCGCCTTCGTCTTCGACGCCGCCGGCAGCACCTTGTGCGCCGCCGCAGGGGACGGCGATGACGGGTGCTGCTCCGCGGTCGTCGAGGAGGAGTCGGCGGCCTCCATCGCCGAGCTCATCGGCGGCGAGGCCCAGTACTCGCCGAGGCCGGACTACCCCGACAGGCTCCGGTCCAGGTCCATCGACCCCGCCGTCAGGGCCGAGTCGGTTGCATGGATTCTCAAG GTGCAAGAATACTACGGATTTGTTCCATTGACAGCCTACCTCGCCGTCAACTACATGGACCGGTTCCTCTCCCTCCACCGTTTGCCG GAGGACGGGTGGGCGATGCAACTGCTGGCCGTGACCTGCCTCTCCCTGGCTGCCAAGATGGAGGAGACCCTCGTGCCCTCCCTCCTGGACCTACAG GTTGAGGGCACCAGCAGATACGACTTCGACCCCGGGACGGTCGGCCGGATGGAGCTCATCGTCCTGACGGCGCTCAACTGGCGGCTCCGGTCGGTTACTCCCTTCACCTTCATCGACTTCTTCGCGTGCAAGGCCGATCCGGGAGGGAGGCACACCAGGTGCCTCATTGCCCGGGCCACGCAAGTGATTCTGGCTGCAATGCATG ACATCGAGTTCTTGGACCACTGCCCGTCATCAATGGCGGCAGCGGCCGTGCTTTGTGCCACCGGTGAGACGCCGTCGCTGGAGTCCGTCAGCCCTGGGGCTGCCGTCAGCTGGTGCATCGGCCTTGGAGAG GAAGGAATCAGCAGCTGCTACAGACTGATGCGGCAGCTGGTGACAGGCAACGTCCAGACAAGGGTCGCCAGCACGACCATGGCAGCAGTGAACCTGTGCTGCTCGGATGAGGTGCTGTCCTCgcactcctcctccacctcctcgcctcccccggccaagaggaggaagaggtcgCCGACGACGGCCACGTGA
- the LOC136546157 gene encoding cyclin-D2-1-like isoform X1, protein MPDDAYLLCAEDAAAAFVFDAAGSTLCAAAGDGDDGCCSAVVEEESAASIAELIGGEAQYSPRPDYPDRLRSRSIDPAVRAESVAWILKVQEYYGFVPLTAYLAVNYMDRFLSLHRLPQEDGWAMQLLAVTCLSLAAKMEETLVPSLLDLQVEGTSRYDFDPGTVGRMELIVLTALNWRLRSVTPFTFIDFFACKADPGGRHTRCLIARATQVILAAMHDIEFLDHCPSSMAAAAVLCATGETPSLESVSPGAAVSWCIGLGEEGISSCYRLMRQLVTGNVQTRVASTTMAAVNLCCSDEVLSSHSSSTSSPPPAKRRKRSPTTAT, encoded by the exons ATGCCGGACGACGCCTACCTCCTCTGCGCCGAGGACGCCGCAGCCGCCTTCGTCTTCGACGCCGCCGGCAGCACCTTGTGCGCCGCCGCAGGGGACGGCGATGACGGGTGCTGCTCCGCGGTCGTCGAGGAGGAGTCGGCGGCCTCCATCGCCGAGCTCATCGGCGGCGAGGCCCAGTACTCGCCGAGGCCGGACTACCCCGACAGGCTCCGGTCCAGGTCCATCGACCCCGCCGTCAGGGCCGAGTCGGTTGCATGGATTCTCAAG GTGCAAGAATACTACGGATTTGTTCCATTGACAGCCTACCTCGCCGTCAACTACATGGACCGGTTCCTCTCCCTCCACCGTTTGCCG CAGGAGGACGGGTGGGCGATGCAACTGCTGGCCGTGACCTGCCTCTCCCTGGCTGCCAAGATGGAGGAGACCCTCGTGCCCTCCCTCCTGGACCTACAG GTTGAGGGCACCAGCAGATACGACTTCGACCCCGGGACGGTCGGCCGGATGGAGCTCATCGTCCTGACGGCGCTCAACTGGCGGCTCCGGTCGGTTACTCCCTTCACCTTCATCGACTTCTTCGCGTGCAAGGCCGATCCGGGAGGGAGGCACACCAGGTGCCTCATTGCCCGGGCCACGCAAGTGATTCTGGCTGCAATGCATG ACATCGAGTTCTTGGACCACTGCCCGTCATCAATGGCGGCAGCGGCCGTGCTTTGTGCCACCGGTGAGACGCCGTCGCTGGAGTCCGTCAGCCCTGGGGCTGCCGTCAGCTGGTGCATCGGCCTTGGAGAG GAAGGAATCAGCAGCTGCTACAGACTGATGCGGCAGCTGGTGACAGGCAACGTCCAGACAAGGGTCGCCAGCACGACCATGGCAGCAGTGAACCTGTGCTGCTCGGATGAGGTGCTGTCCTCgcactcctcctccacctcctcgcctcccccggccaagaggaggaagaggtcgCCGACGACGGCCACGTGA